The Lichenicola cladoniae sequence GAGGGCGGACGCCTTCACGCCGTCCCTCGCTTCCGACACGAGGAGGGCCGCAACCGTGTTGGCGCTTGCCGGCAGCGCTTCGACCTGTGGTGCTCGTCGCACGAATGGGTAAAGCAGCGGAAATCGGATCGATACCCCCGCCGTGTGGCCTCCGATTTCTCCGCCAGACCGTATTCGCGCACCGCGTCGGCTTCAGCGACTGAAAGCACTACCTCCGAAACCCGCGCGGCGACTGATTTTCCAACCATCGCCTGTCGTTTTCTGGGTATCGACAGGTGAGTTTATCACTAGACCACATGTTCGCCTGAGACAGGGCGACCCGTTTCACAATATGCAGGTTGTCGAGGGTTGTGCTGGATCGTTCAGCGCAGAGCCTCATGCATAGGGAGACGGGTCTTGGAAAAGCTTATCACCTACGTCGGGCTTGATGTTCACAAAGAGACAATCGCCGTGGCGCTTGCAGACGAGGGCAAGCGGGGAGATGTGCGTGAGCATGGCACGATCGCCAACACCGCTGCTGCTCTGACAAAATTGGTGAACAAGCTTGCAAAAGATGGTCGTGAGCTGAAGTTCTGCTACGAGGCCGGGCCATGCGGTTACGGTATCCAGCGTCAGCTGAGTGTGGCCGGGCACGAATGTATTGTCGTTGCACCCTCGCTGATCCCGATCAAGGCAGGCGACCGGATCAAGACGGACCGGCGGGACGCGATCAACCTCGCCAAGTTGCACCGGGCTGGCGAGTTGACGCCGGTCTGGATCCCCGATCAGGCGCACGAAGCTGTCCGCGATCTCGTGCGTGCCCGTTTGGCGGCTGTGCGCAGCTTACGCCAGGCTCGTCAGCAGTTGTCCGGGTTTCTGCTACGGCACAGCCTGCATTATAGCCGCCCGGCCTGGACGCTGATGCACAGACGCTGGCTGGCGGAGCTGCGTTTCAAACAACCCGTGCATTATCTGGTCCTGGAAGATTGTCTTGCCGTCATCGAAGCAGCGACGGCACGGCGAGATCGTCTCGAGGCTCACATTCGGGCGGCATTGGCGGACTGGTCGCTCGGCCCGGTCGTGCGCGCCTTGCAGGCTCTGCGTGGCGTCGCCCTGGTGGCAGCGGCAACCTTGGTGGCCGAGCTTGGCGACATGACGCGCTTTACCAACCCGCGCCAGCTCATGGCCTACCTGGGTCTGGTGCCATCGGAACATTCGAGCGGCGGCAAACGGCGCCAGGGAGGGATAACCAAAGCGGGCAACGGTGCAGCACGACGGATGCTGATCGAGGCTGCATGGACCTACCGGTTCCCGGCCCGGATCAGCCGGGATCTGCTGTTGCGGCAGGAAGGCGTGTCCGGGCCCATCCGCGAAACGGCGTGGAAGGCCCAGACCCGACTATGCGGGCGCTATCGCAAACTCTCTCATACCGGCAAGTCGGCAAAGATCGTGACCACGGCAATCGCACGTGAATTGAGTGGTTTTGTTTGGGCGATTGCCAAGCATGTCGAGGCTGCCGCCGCCTGATCTGTTTTATCTGATTGAACACGACGGTAAGGAGAACAGCAGCACCTCGATGCATCCAAAGCTGGGCAGGGCTGGAGGCACGGTCACGGCCAGGAGAACCCTCGGAAACATCTACAGCCGGATTTTTGTCCGACGCTGGTTTTCTAGACAGAGGACGCTCCGCGACGTATCCCCGGTCCGGCGGTAACCAACCCGCGTATCAGAGCATGATCAACCGTCGTTTCATGATCGTGCCTCCTGCCTTACCCAGCTGCGGCTATGCTGAACAGCCTGTCATACGGGCGCAGATTCACCATGCCTGCAGCTTGAAGTGGCGAACATTAGAGATGTTTCGTCCCAAGTTTTGATGGTGCATTCTTATCCGGTGGATGGAAGGAAGCATTATGGGCCAGGTTCTGCATGGCTGTGCCACAACGACTGCGGCGATCCGTCGAGCGATACAGCATAGTCAAGAGAGCCTGAGGGCTCTTGCCCGGCGCTACGGCATCAACCAAAAAACCGTCGCAAAGTGGAAGCAGCGGACCTCAGTCACGGACCAGCCAACCGGTCCAAGAGACCTGAAATCGACCGTGTTGTCGGTTGAGGACGAGGCCATCATCGTGGCATTTCGTCGCCATACGCTGCTGCCGCTCGACGACTGTCTTTACGCCCTGCAGGCCACCATCCCGTATTTGACCCGCTCGTCACTACATCGCTGTCTGCAACGCCATGGCATCTCTCGCTTGCCTGACGTCACCGGTGACAAGCCCGACAAGCAGAGATTCAAGGAATATCCGCTCGGCTACTTCCACATCGACATCGCCGAGGTTCGCACCGAGCAAGGCAAGCTCTACCTTCTCGTCGCCATCGACCGGACTTCGAAGTTTGCTTTCACCGAGCTGCATGAGAAAGCCACCGGGCAGGTCGCCGGCGACTTCCTTCGCGCCCTCATCAAAGCCGTGCCCTACAAAATCCACACCGTCCTGACAGATAACGGCACCCACTTCACAACACCCGGAAACGTCTGCTCGGCCGCGGCCGAGATCCGGGCCGCCATGGACAGCGGTCAACTCTTCCGGGCGCACTCGTTCGAGTATGCGTGCGCTCAGAACAACATCGATCACCGACTGACCAAGCCGCGCCACCCGTGGACCAACGGGCAGGTCGAACGCATGAACCGGACCCTCAAGGAAGCCACCGTCAAGCGATACCACTATGAGAGCCACGACCAGCTCAAAAGCCACTTGGCGGACTTCGTCACCGCTTATAATTTTGCCCGCCGCCTGAAGACCCTCAAGGGCCTCACACCTTATGAATTCATCTGCAAAACCTGGACAAACGAGCCACAGCGATTCATCGTAGACCCGATCCACCAAATGCCGGGACTAAACATCTCTAATGTTCGCCACTTCAAGCTGCAGGCATGGTGAATCTGCGCCCGTATGACAGGCTGTTCAGCATAGCCGCAGCTGGGTAAGGCAGGAGGCACGATCATGAAACGACGGTTGATCATGCTCTGATACGCGGGTTGGTTACCGCCGGACCGGGGATACGTCGCGGAGCGTCCTCTGTCTAGAAAACCAGCGTCGGACAAAAATCCGGCTGTAGATGTTTCCGAGGGTTCTCCTGGCCGTGACCGTGCCTCCAGCCCTGCCCAGCTTTGGATGCATCGAGGTGCTGCTGTTCTCCTTACCGTCGTGTTCAATCAGATAAAACAGATCAGGCGGCGGCAGCCTCGACATGCTTGGCAATCGCCCAAACAAAACCACTC is a genomic window containing:
- a CDS encoding IS481 family transposase; translation: MGQVLHGCATTTAAIRRAIQHSQESLRALARRYGINQKTVAKWKQRTSVTDQPTGPRDLKSTVLSVEDEAIIVAFRRHTLLPLDDCLYALQATIPYLTRSSLHRCLQRHGISRLPDVTGDKPDKQRFKEYPLGYFHIDIAEVRTEQGKLYLLVAIDRTSKFAFTELHEKATGQVAGDFLRALIKAVPYKIHTVLTDNGTHFTTPGNVCSAAAEIRAAMDSGQLFRAHSFEYACAQNNIDHRLTKPRHPWTNGQVERMNRTLKEATVKRYHYESHDQLKSHLADFVTAYNFARRLKTLKGLTPYEFICKTWTNEPQRFIVDPIHQMPGLNISNVRHFKLQAW
- a CDS encoding IS110 family RNA-guided transposase produces the protein MEKLITYVGLDVHKETIAVALADEGKRGDVREHGTIANTAAALTKLVNKLAKDGRELKFCYEAGPCGYGIQRQLSVAGHECIVVAPSLIPIKAGDRIKTDRRDAINLAKLHRAGELTPVWIPDQAHEAVRDLVRARLAAVRSLRQARQQLSGFLLRHSLHYSRPAWTLMHRRWLAELRFKQPVHYLVLEDCLAVIEAATARRDRLEAHIRAALADWSLGPVVRALQALRGVALVAAATLVAELGDMTRFTNPRQLMAYLGLVPSEHSSGGKRRQGGITKAGNGAARRMLIEAAWTYRFPARISRDLLLRQEGVSGPIRETAWKAQTRLCGRYRKLSHTGKSAKIVTTAIARELSGFVWAIAKHVEAAAA